Proteins encoded together in one Urocitellus parryii isolate mUroPar1 chromosome 3, mUroPar1.hap1, whole genome shotgun sequence window:
- the LOC144253987 gene encoding protein SET-like — protein MAPKRQSSLQSQTKKPKLPAAPEKANSSASLGLPKGEKEQQEAIEHINEVQNEIDRLNEQASEEILKVDQKYNKLRQPFFQKRSELITKIPNLGVTTFVNHPQVSALLGEEDEEALHYLTRVEVTEFEDIKSGYRIDFYFDENPYFENKVLSKEFHLNESGDPSSKSTEIKWKSGKDLTKRSSQTQNKASRKRQHEEPESFFTWFTDHSAAGADELGEVIKDVIWPNPLQYYLVPDMDDEEGEGEEEDDDDEEEGLEYIDEEGDEDEGEEDEDDDEGEEGEEDEGEDD, from the coding sequence ATGGCCCCCAAACGCCAATCTTCGCTCCAGtctcaaacaaaaaaacccaaactgccTGCCGCCCCTGAGAAGGCGAATTCATCGGCCTCTCTGGGTTTGCcgaagggagaaaaagaacaacaagaaGCAATTGAACATATCAATGAAGTACAAAATGAAATAGACAGACTTAATGAACAAGCCAGTGAGGAGATATTGAAAGTAGACCAGAAATATAACAAACTCCGCCAACCATTTTTTCAGAAGAGGTCAGAATTGATCACCAAAATCCCAAATTTGGGGGTAACAACATTTGTCAACCACCCACAAGTGTCCGCACTGCTtggggaggaagatgaagaggcgCTGCATTATTTGACCAGAGTTGAAGTGACAGAATTTGAAGATATCAAATCAGGTTAcagaatagatttttattttgatgaaaatcctTACTTCGAAAATAAAGTTCTCTCCAAAGAATTTCATCTGAACGAGAGTGGTGATCCATCTTCAAAGTCCACTGAAATCAAATGGAAATCTGGAAAGGATTTGACGAAACGTTCAAGTCAAACGCAGAACAAAGCCAGCAGGAAGAGGCAGCATGAAGAACCAGAGAGCTTCTTTACCTGGTTTACTGACCATTCTGCTGCGGGTGCAGATGAGTTAGGAGAGGTCATCAAAGATGTTATTTGGCCAAATCCATTGCAGTACTATTTGGTTCCTGATATGGATGatgaagaaggggaaggagaagaagaagatgatgatgatgaagaagaaggatTGGAATATATTGATGAAGAAGGGGATGAGGATGAAggtgaagaagatgaagatgatgatgaaggggaggaaggagaggaggatgaAGGAGAAGACGACTAA